The following are encoded together in the Burkholderiales bacterium genome:
- a CDS encoding IS256 family transposase has translation MEHCTKKPGEEKEVPAFGPDSIELAMRLRIRDTIEELVQQELESALGAVKSARVGETRQGYRHGTRERTLTTSLGPTTIAMPRARVRDGEGTRAAWRSETVRRYQRRTTRVDEAILGVYLAGSNTRRIKGALAPLLRGGPLSKDAVSRLVGRLREDFETWRARDLVDEDIRYVFMDGWYPKVRIGGRRERVPVLVTLGVRANGDRVVLDMRLVGEESAASWAEVVASLVARHLARPVLAVIDGNPGLCSALRSHWPGIALQRCTAHKLRNLQAKAPARLREELTEDYRRMIYAETVAAVEHERARFTKKWQLRCPAVVESLKEAGHDLFTFLRFPPSQWKALRTTNALERINEEFRRRTKTQASLPGQDAVLLLLFGLLRSGQVKLRALVGYQDMGQVKKAA, from the coding sequence ATGGAGCACTGTACCAAGAAGCCAGGCGAGGAGAAAGAGGTTCCGGCGTTCGGCCCTGACAGCATCGAGCTGGCGATGCGGTTGCGAATCCGAGACACGATCGAAGAGCTGGTGCAGCAGGAGCTCGAGTCTGCGCTGGGCGCCGTCAAATCGGCACGCGTTGGCGAGACGCGCCAAGGCTATCGGCATGGGACGCGGGAGCGGACGCTGACGACGAGCCTGGGGCCGACGACGATCGCGATGCCGCGGGCGCGGGTGCGTGACGGCGAGGGGACGCGCGCCGCGTGGCGGAGCGAGACGGTGCGCCGATATCAGCGCCGGACCACGCGCGTCGACGAAGCGATTCTGGGCGTGTACCTGGCGGGCAGCAACACGCGGCGCATCAAGGGCGCCTTGGCGCCGCTGCTGCGCGGCGGTCCGCTGTCGAAGGATGCGGTGTCGCGGCTGGTCGGCCGCCTGCGCGAGGACTTCGAGACGTGGCGCGCCCGTGATCTCGTCGACGAGGATATCCGCTACGTGTTCATGGACGGCTGGTATCCGAAGGTGCGCATCGGTGGCCGCCGCGAGCGGGTCCCCGTACTGGTGACCTTGGGTGTGCGGGCGAATGGCGACCGCGTGGTGCTCGACATGCGCTTGGTCGGCGAGGAGAGTGCGGCGAGCTGGGCGGAGGTGGTCGCGAGTCTCGTGGCTCGCCACCTGGCGCGGCCGGTCCTGGCGGTGATCGATGGAAATCCCGGCCTGTGCAGCGCGCTGCGGTCGCATTGGCCGGGGATCGCGCTTCAACGCTGTACTGCGCACAAGCTCCGGAATCTCCAGGCCAAAGCGCCGGCGCGACTGCGGGAAGAGCTCACGGAAGACTACCGCCGAATGATCTACGCCGAGACGGTTGCGGCGGTCGAGCACGAGCGCGCCCGGTTCACGAAGAAATGGCAGCTGCGCTGCCCGGCGGTGGTCGAGAGCCTGAAGGAAGCCGGCCATGACCTGTTCACCTTCCTGCGCTTTCCGCCGTCGCAGTGGAAAGCCTTGCGCACGACGAATGCGCTCGAGCGGATCAACGAGGAATTCCGGCGACGCACCAAGACGCAAGCAAGCTTGCCGGGACAGGACGCGGTCCTCCTGCTGCTCTTCGGTTTGCTGCGCAGTGGACAGGTGAAGTTGCGAGCGCTCGTCGGATATCAAGATATGGGGCAGGTGAAGAAGGCGGCGTAG